GGCAGGCAGAGAATTCCGCGGCAGGCAGAGAATTCCGCCTACGCCCAACGAACCACAAACAGGACCTTCTACCGGACCGGGTTCCGGGCCGATCTCAGTACCACCGAATACCATAACCTGGATGAGGGCTTCTCCACCTGTCCCGGGCCGGCGCAGCTTCTTCGGGTAGCCTCCACTTCAGAAGCTGACACCGCCGGTGGAACCGGGGCGCGCGCGCTGCTGATCTCTGGGCTAAACCAGGTTTTCGCAAGGTGCTTCGAGACCGCAACTCTGAACGGCACGACCGCAGTCTCGACAACGACCCAGTTCACCCACATCAACTTCGCTCAGATTACACAGGTCGGGTCCAATCTGTACGCGGCTGGGGACATCTCCATCACCAACGCCGCTGGAACAGTGACCTATGCCCGTGTCGCGGCAGGAAACACCTCGTGGAGGTCCGGAAGGTTCCATACCTCGGCAACTGACGTGGCATATATCGATCAGTGGTGTTTCGGCGCATGTGCCACTCCCGTCAGAGCGGAACTGATGGCGTCGACCGTAGGGGGATTCGATCAGGGGGCCGTCATAGCCCGAGCAATGGGAACCGCCTCTGACAACTCCTTCAACATCTGTTTTCCGGTCCCCATTCGAGTCGCAAACCAGGGGTACGTATTCGTGAGAGCCATCGCGAGGAAGACCGCAGGCAAGGCCGCCACGTCCTTCATTCTCCACATGGTTCCCGGGTCGTAGGATGCCGTTTCGTCTTGAGCCAGTCCGGCAATGCCGGCGAGTGTGCAACCTCCAGATAGCACTCGAAGAACCTTGTGCGGGCCTGTGACGCCAAAGACGGCACCCACGCGTCCACTAGGTCATACACCACGGGCGGCTGCTTGTCTGGAGACGGGCGCATGATTCGGCCGACTCTTTGCCTGGTCCTGTTGCTGTCCCGGGTGGGTGTGGCCAGAATGACCGCGGCAAGCTCAGGAACGTCCAATCCCTCATCCGCCAGCTTCGTGGCGGTCAGGCAACGCACGCTGCCTTCTCGCATCAGGTCCAGAATCTCTGTGCGCCTGGCCCTGGGCACGGTTCCGTTGACGCACTCCNNNNNNNNNNTGCCCGGGGAACAGCCGCGAGAGCGCCTGGGCAAGCATTTGGGCATGTCCCACGCGTTCGGTGAGCACAAGAACCTGCGCCCCGCGATTCATCTCGCGCGCGGCGAGATCGATGATGAGCGCGTTGCGCTCGTCATCCTGAACCATGACTGTGATCATGGCTTGATAGTCTTCCTCAGATTCGTACTCATACTGAAACGTGGTGGGTATGAATTCCACCTTCGGCCGCACAAGCACTCCCGCCTCCTCAAGGTCGCGGGTGGTTACGACAGCGCGGATCGGCCCCAGGGTCGCGTTCATGAAAGGA
The Bacillota bacterium genome window above contains:
- a CDS encoding helicase-related protein, which produces ECVNGTVPRARRTEILDLMREGSVRCLTATKLADEGLDVPELAAVILATPTRDSNRTRQRVGRIMRPSPDKQPPVVYDLVDAWVPSLASQARTRFFECYLEVAHSPALPDWLKTKRHPTTREPCGE